GGTCTGCTTCATTATTTCTCTCATTGGACATTTTCCTTAAATGTCTAATTGCCATTAGCTGGCCACTCGTATAGAAGAGTAGGACACTAAACAGTAGATTGAAAGTACCAGatacatgccaggtgctggtggttcatgcctgtaatcctagctgctcaggaggctgggacctgaggatcacagttcaaagccagcctcagcaggaaagtctgtgagattcttatctccaataaactactcagaaaaagctggaagtggcactcaaatgtggctcaaatggtaaagcactaaccttgagcacagagaggctcagggacagtgcccaggccctgagttcaagcccccggactggcaaaaaaaaaaaaattaaatgggtcACAAATCCTTTGTTATCTTAAAATTAGTAGACTTCTGAATCgtacttttgtttaaaaaagtttatttttatttatttatttgtttattaattgaacacaaatgttctgacaaggtgttgtgcaaaaagggtacagttacatagtagggcagtgtgtatatttctgttTAGAAAAGtttgaataatatttttattttgaaaatttgaaGAGAATATAGTCAATATTATAAACAGACTTTTATAATTATTGGACTAGTAAGTCAATATTATATTAggacatttttctttgtattagaTTTGCATGATGGTCACGGGTGCTACATATAGACATCATTCCAACACAGCTTTGTACCTAGAATTCTGGGTATAAATTAAATTAGACCACCTATATCTAATGGTGCCCTATATAACAAACTTTAAGGCTCTCAGCCATAGATAAACACTATTATCTACTATCAGGAAAATACCTCCATTAGTAATGTCTACAACTGATGCCTCACTAATCACTGTGCATCTTCAGCTGTTGGAAATTTAGTTGAAAGGCATAGAAGATGAGAATAACTAATCAAAAGTAGGGAATCAAACTATATATAAGAGAATCGGATGTCCAAGCTTCAAAGAATGTTAACTGAGCAATTGTGTACCTGTAtcaaaagttgaaaaataaagGAGTCTTGAGGTTTCAATTCACTTAGAAGAATCACAACATCTATATGAACAACAATGATCAAGACAGGAGAGAGCAATGTGGCAAGTTCCCCCTACCTGATGCTTTGCAGAGTGTAATGCTGGTAAAATTTGAGATTGTCAATGTCCAGTCTCTGGCCTCTTGGGTACTGGGAAGCAACTGCAGCAATGGCAGCCACAGAAATAGCATGATCCAATGACAAGGCAATAATGCTAGTAGCTATTACAGTGTTCTGATCCCAGTTTACAATCTCTGAATGGCACTTTAGGCAGTGTGCCAGAGACTTTTTTAATGCTTCAGTTCTGGCcactttgtctctattttcctagctGTGTCACAGGAAGCAATGTTCTTGACAGACCAGTTAGGCAAGGCTGTGGGAGGCATACTCCAGGGGAAGGCGTAGAGCCCACTCCTCCATTTCttccaacaactttttttttttaagtgggcaatggaaaaaaaaaattgttttgtttttggccagtcctgggccttgaactcagggcctgagcactatccctggcttcttttttgcttaaggctagcactctgccgcttgagccacagcgccatttctggccattttctatctatgtggtgctgaggaatcgaaccttgccactaggccatattcccagcccggcaatggaaatttttaaaatattgttattataaaaaagTGATTTACAGACGGATTACAGGTTCATAATCTTCTAGCAACTTTGTAAGTACCTAATCTACTGTAGTCGATTAATCCTCGTCTGCTTAAAACACCTAGAGTGTTTGTTTCCTACATTAAACCCTGACTAATGATCCTTGTTTGGCATTGAAATGTTTGAGAAAACAGGATATATTCAGTTTGGCCAGGCATCactgcctcatgcctataatcctagatactctgaatcaaaggatcatagtttgaagccagccagggcagaaaagtctcagactcaatctccaaaataaccagtaaaaagccaggctggaggtatggctcaagtggaagaagagCAAGCCAAAGAACTGTGTGTTGAAACTCTGATACTGAAAAAGATATACTAAATTTCCAATGACTTGAAATGCTAAATACAATTTAATATACTACTTGTGCAAATAACTGAGAATCTTTCTGTACTTTTTATATAAAAGATTGaggctttaatcttttttttggtgtgtgtgtgtgttgtgtgtgtgtgtgtgtgtgtgcgtgtatgccagccctggggcttgaactcaaggcctggacactgtccctgagcttcttttgctcaaggctggcactctatcacttaagccacagtgtcacttgtacttctttctgtttatgtggtactaaggaattgaaccagggcttcatgcatcatgctaggcaagcatcctaccactaagccacattcccagcccaaggatttAATCTTCTAAATAAGtaataaatggggctggggatatagcctagtggcaagagtgcctgcctcggatacatgaggccctaggttcgattccccagcaccacatatacagaaaacggccagaagcggcgctgtggctcaagtggcagagtgctagccttgagcgggaagaagccagggacagtgctcaggccctgagtccaaggcccaccacgactggccaaaaaaaaaaaagtaataaatgaacATTAATCACAAAACAAGTCAAAATGATGAACCTTTTTCTTAcacagcccaggctagccttaaacttgAACTACTCCTTCCTcaacctccccagtgctgggattacaggcaggtccCACCCTGCCCAGGTTAAAAAGACCTGATTGTTTGTAAAACATGTGATTAACAATTACAGAGTTTAAGTATTTAAGAaaactggggatgtagctcagtagtagagcttaCCAGTTcaaatgaagacaagaaaaacTAGATTTCAAGCTTTAAAggcttttcttttgtgttggttgtagggcttgaacttagggccagagtgatgttcctgagctttttcactcatgaagagtgctctaccatttagaactacagctctacttctcattttctggtggttaattggaggtaagagtctcatggactttcctgcctgggctgaatttgaatggtgatcctcagatcccagcctcctgattataggCCTAAGCCAAATGAACCcagctttatattttcttcatttaaatttttttgtcggttgtgggacttgaactcagggcctagatgctgtctgaAGTTTTAATGTATTGATATCAAGTAAGGCCAGTTGTGGTGGGAAATGCATGTTAAACATTTAAGAAGaaagatcttaggatcaaggtccaaagacAGCCCGGGaggacaaatccatgagacttttatatccagtaaaccagaaaaaaaaaaaaaaaaagccagaagtggagctgtctgggctggcttcaaactgtggtcctcagatctcagcctcctgggtagctaggattacaggtatgtgccactggcaACCAATTTGTAACAGATCATTTTAAGAACTATTTTCTGGGAAAATGATATCCTATTGTTGTCAACAACTGGATGATAAAGTTGAGGAGAATTAGCTAATAATTCAACCAGGAGAAACAAAGACTGACAAGCCAGTTCTAAAATAAATTGACCAAGACTATATCATATGACTaagatttatttcctttttaaaaattttaatattgggctgggaatatggcctagtggtaaagtgctcaccttgtacacatgaagccctggttcaattcctcagcaccgtatatatagaaaaggctgaaagtggcactgtggctcaagtggtagagtgctagccttgagcaaaaagaagtcagggtcagggacagtgctcaggccccaagttcaagccccaggactggcaaaaacaaaacaataaaaattttaatgttaaggagttatacaaagggattacaattccataatcaggtttttggtggttttttttttttttgtcagttgtggggcttgaaatcagggcctgggtgctgtccctgagcacagagaggctccggggcagagcccaggcccagagcaagCTCGGAGACCAGaacccaaaaacaaaattaatacaaTCTTAGTATCAAGCTGATAAATGAGAAGCTAATCTGATAAATGAGTTAAATGAGCTAATCTGATAAAGGAGATAAATCATTCCTATCACAAACTGCCCCTAGGACCTATCCTTTGAGTGGGAGtgaaaagggggggtgggggagggaagaggacgaAAATGTCCTCACTGTGTTTACAAAGTACTACCTTACATTCCTGTGAACTGAACAAAATCAGAATTACTGCACTAGACAGACAAGAATAAATCAAAGTGGGGAATGGGCAAAGGgagggtacagaaatggaggaaggatgagcaaatgtagtcattatattcaatgtacattacatAAAAAATCAACTATGTAACGAggatagggatgggaggggaaaacaagggaagaggtgacactgaccaagaagcattgtaatcATCTGACTTACGGAGTTGTAACCCCTTTGAAaaaccacatcatcatcatcatcatagaaGAAGTCAAAGTGAATTCAGTTTTACTATTTTCTGGAACAAACTTTGAAATCAAAAGAGTTcagagagtgggctggggatatggcctagtggcaagagtgcttgcctcgtatacatgagaccctgggttcaattccccagcaccacatatacagaaaatggccagaaggggtgctgtggctcaagtggcagagtgttagccttgagcaaaaagaagccagggacagtgctcaggccctgagcccaggtcccaggactggccaaaaaaaagagttcagagagctgaggcaggaggatcttgagaattcaaggccaacactggttacacacacacacacacacacacacacacacacacacacacacgcgcacacaaaGAGGAATTTAAAGAAATCCAAAGATAAAAGGTCAGAAAATTGTGCTGGATAAACTATGATAATACATAGGAAACTTCCACACTGTATACATGCTCTCATCTTTTCTGCCACAATGTGACAGCACTAGAAACTGATTAAACCTATTGAAATAACATCTTCTAACATCTTATTTTTGGCAGTAATGGGAACTGAACTTAGTGCCTTGTACTTGTTAGgaaggcactaccacttgagtccactTGAGCAATAGGGTCTCAGtttttgcctaggccagcctaGACCTCGATCCTACTTATTCCTCCCAAATAGTTGGCATGACAGGCACAAGGACACCatacccagatttttttttaagataaggggGCTcactttctgttcaggctggcctgaacATAATCCTTCCTAATCCTACCTCCTGGGGACCCAGGATTACAAACCACCAtgctcaggctttttttttttttaattaaaacttcaGTTTTGAAACATATTACTGAAAGATGGTAGATAATcttctctctgatttttttttgccagtcctggtacttggactcagggcctgagcactgcccctggcttctttttgctcaaggctagcactctaccacttgagccacagtgccatttctcttctgactatttctatatatgtggtgctgaggaactgaacccagggcttcatgtatacgagcactctaccactaggccatatcccaagtcCTATCTCTGTAAATTTTTTTAGAAATCCTTTTCCCTCTGAGGAGCTAGAGTCCTTTAATGCTTTAAGGAAATTTTCAAAGAGACATCCTTCCTTGAAATAGCATCCATCTTCTTCCATTTaatttttggcagtcatgggaaTTGATTAAGTTTgtattttagggggctgggaaaatggcttagtggtagagtgcttgcctagcaagcatgaagccctgggttcgactcctcagtactacatgaacagaaaaagcagaaagtggtgctggggctcaagtggtagagtgctagccttgagcaaaagaagctggaggatagtgcccaatccctgagttcaagccccaggaatagcgcaaaaaaaaaaaaaaaagtattttggggGTACAGAGACCTTTGTGggatgtttttttcctttgctgtctattgttacaggcgtgagccaccaccagtgccCCACTGGTTTTACTTTAAACTTGAattaacactgaaaaaaaaaaaaaagcccatggtTTCTAGATTCCATCCTCAGAAACCACCCCTCAAGATTTTACATAAAAATACAGGTTTCAGACCTCTCAGGGATAAAGGTCAAAAGTTCTTATCTCCATAGGCGAGCTTGCAAGTGAGACTTTAGCCCTGAGATGCAAATTGTGGTTTCCAGTGCTTAGTATTCTCCTTATCTATTTTGTGAATTCTCTTTTCTTCCACGTTCTTTGAAAGGAGAACGAAAAACCCCGGGCGCGGAGCCTCTTCTCAGCCCCAACCGATAGTTAATGTACCGGAGTTAGCAGAGGTCTGGGTCCGGAAAGCCGCACGACGAGGGGCTCCTAAGGGGGGTGCCACCAGCGAACTGATGAGGGGAGACCCACCGCCTCTAGAACGGAGAGAGGATTAAGTCGTGCGGAGTTCGGAGGGCCTGGGCGCGATCCAAGCATGTGCGAGGGCCTGGTCTCAATTTCccgtgggtggggggtgggggtgagggttcCGCACGTAAAGTACTTGGTGTATTTACGAAGAAACCTAATCCGGGCTCTTCTAAATTAGGCCCTTTTCTAATTGTCTAAGCAGCCAACGCCAGTTCACAGAAGGGGAGCACAGGCACAGCTGCGCCCAGCTCCAGATCGAATTACCCGCAACCGACCCGCACGACTAGCGGCGTGCTCCGTAGCAGCCCCGGTTTCCGGAGCAACCGCCGGGCCTTCCTCCTCTGGCTCCGCCCCCGAGGCTTTCCCGCCAAAGGCTGTTAGCGCCGCGGAGCATGGTGGGACAAGGTTCTAGGATAGGTTTCACCAAATCCTTTCAAAGCgcccagttgtttccataaagaGAGCCGTTTGCTGAGGAAGCAGACCACTCTCTGAGGTACGGCGGGGGCCGATCGCCTCTTTCAGGAGGGAATATAATTTTCGCCAGAGGGCTTAGTCGCGTCTCCTAGCCACGGTGCAAagcgcggcgggggagggggggactttTTCCTCTCCGTGCGGAGGGCGACGTTGCGCGTGCGCGAGCGTGCTTCTCTTAAACCCGTTACGCTCCTGCGCGTGCGTATTAAGATCAAATAGCCGCTTCCTCccgcttctcttcctccctcccccccccccccatatccgTGCGCCGCGCTGATAAAGGCGCCATTTTGGAGGGGCCGCGGGAGACGTGGTGCCGCCGCGGGCTCGCTCTGCCTTTCGCTAGGCTTGGTGGGAAGGCCTCTCCTCGAGTCCGCGCTTTTTCGTCGCCGCCATGTCGGGAGGTGGTGTGATTCGTGGCCCGGCCGGGAACAACGACTGCCGCATCTACGTGGGTAACTTACCTCCAGACATCCGAACCAAGGACATTGAGGACGTGTTTTATAAGTACGGCGCTATCCGCGACATCGACCTCAAAAATCGCCGCGGAGGACCGCCCTTCGCCTTCGTTGAGTTCGAGGACCCGCGGTGAGGCAGCGTGGGGCTTGCGGCCTTAAGGAAATAGGCTGGAGTAGTTGGGGCAGGCTCCGAGGCCTGCACATAATGGGGAAGGAGGGGCTCTTAGGCTGGGGACGAGGCGCTATCGCCCCTACAGGAGTCGGGTAAGGAACCGAGTCGGTGCGGCCTCTCCGGTGACGGGGGTGCCTTGGGCCTTCCTAGAACCCGTCCGCTGGGCCGGAGCGGGAAACTGAGGCGCGGCGGGCTGGTGTCGCGGTCGCGAGCCTGGCGCgtcccggggtgggggaggggccggcCTATTATGCGGCGCGCATGTGGGGCTCCTCCGGCGTGGGTGCGCATGTGCGGGGTCCGCTCCTTCCGGACCGAGGAGGCGTCCCCGGCGggttgctctctctgtctctctgcctcatcCCGTGCGCTTTCTGTGATCACGCAGAGACGCGGAGGACGCGGTGTACGGTCGCGACGGCTACGATTACGATGGATACCGTCTGCGGGTGGAGTTTCCTCGAAGCGGCCGTGGAACCGGccgaggcggcggcgggggtGGAGGTGGTGGAGCTCCCCGAGGCCGCTATGGTCCCCCCTCCAGGCGTTCTGAAAACAGAGTGGTTGTCTCTGGTGAGTTAACTTACTCCTCTCTTGGTTGGGTTAAAATTTTATCCTTGCATGAcgggttacatttttttttccatggtAGGTTTTACATTATTTCAGTTTGGGAGTTGAATTTagtaataaataaaagattaCTGTGGTTGGTGATTTGCCCAAATTAGGTTGCGGTACTAGAATACGAAGATCCTTTACAAATAAATTTGGACTCTGGATCTTACCAGCTCTTTACCTGGACACACTTAAGTACAaccaagtattttaaaataatctttgttCCAATGTACTTATAAGAAACGTAAGATAATTGGTACTAAGGAGCGGGAAATCGCTTTTTCAGGACTCCCTCCAAGTGGAAGCTGGCAGGATTTAAAGGATCACATGCGTGAAGCAGGTGATGTATGTTATGCTGATGTTTACCGAGATGGCACTGGTGTCGTGGAGTTTGTACGGAAGGAAGATATGACCTATGCAGTTCGAAAACTGGATAACACTAAGTTTAGATCTCACGAGGTAGGTTATAcacttattcttttctttggCCAGAATTGGATACAATGATCTTAACAGTGGAATTtgcaggtaaggattcaggcaAGAGTGTCCAAGTAAATTGCCAGATACCTGGTTTTAGTTATTATGTGTTCATTCAGCATGCCTGAAGACAGGTGAAAGCTTAGATCTTTCAATGGAAAGTTCTGTCTATCCAATAGGGAGAAACTGCCTACATCCGAGTTAAAGTTGATGGGCCCAGAAGTCCAAGTTATGGAAGATCTCGATCTCGAAGCCGTAGTCGTAGCAGAAGCCGTAGCAGAAGCAACAGCAGGAGTCGCAGTTACTCCCCAAGGAGAAGCAGAGGATCACCACGCTATTCTCCCCGTCATAGCAGATCTCGCTCTCGTACATAAAATGATTGGTGACACTTTTTGTAGAACCCATGTTGTATACAGTTTTCCTTTACTCAGTacaatcttttcattttttaattcaaacTGTTTGTTCAGAATGGGCTAAAGTGTTGAATTGCATTCTTGTGTAATATCCCCTTGCTCCTAACATCTACATTCCCCTCATGTCTTTGATAAATTGTATTTTAAGTGATGTCATAGACAGGATTGTTTAAATTTAGTTAACTTTCCATGCTCTTCAGACTGTGATACTGTGTAAATGTCTATTCTGCTCTGGTTTGTGTGAACTGGGATGTTGGGGGTGTTTGTGGTTCTTACCTGGGGAAGTTCTTATGTTTATCTTGCTTTTCATGTGTCTTTCTGTAGACATATCTGAAGAGATGGATTAAGAATGCTTTGGATTAAGGATTGTGGAGCACATTTCAATCATTTTAGGATTGTCAAAAGGAGGATTGAGGAGGATCAGATCAATAATGGAGGCAATGGTATGACTCCAAGTGCTATTGTCACAGATGAAATTGGCAGTATTGACCTTATACTAAAGGCAAATACCAAAATTGATTTTATGTATCTTAAAACATTTGCAAACATGCAGTTAACTTTAGCTACAATTGCTTTGTTCTTTAAACCTTGGCAATTGTGGCAAAATTACATGGCCCATTTTGTAAtattttgccccccccccctttttttttgttttaatagggACTAATATGGGAAGAACTGGCTAATTTGTCACAGTCCTTAGTTACAACTGTTAATGTGTGATCTCCTGTTGGTGTACATGTGGGTACAGGGTGTTTTTAATTCCAACCAGATAGAGTATAATATCAATACTGCTAAAACTGCATGTCCTCTGTGTGACTGATAGAGCGttgctatttcattttttatgacaAAATTACAGCAAAATATAGAATTCCAACATATTGATGTAGATAATCTAGTTGGGAGTATTTTTTAAGTCACCTTCCCCCTTATAAGCTAATACTCATAATTGACTCATGTTTAAAACACCTTAATTTACAAATTAAATTACAGATGGGAGTATTAGATTTAGTTTAGATTTAGATGGATAGCAATACCAGTAAATTTTCAACTACATAACACTTTGCAACCACAAAGCCGTGATATGCTGTACAGTAACAAGTGTTGGCATTATCAGTTGAACTGTAAATATAAAATGCTTCTTCCAATTAGTCTCTATGATGATTAAGTTTCTAAAGTTTATCTAAACACCATACAGAAACTTGTTTTGGGGAATTTGATAGTTATTGATGTACATCTGTTAAACTGATGACAGACATAACTCATCATTCCCCAGAAACCTTTTTTGATTACAGTATCTAACATTTTGCCTCctcttttttggttttgctgGTTATAAAGGTTTGGATTGGAGAGGGCTCACTGGATCCCAATCCTTGGAGCTGGATCATTGGATTCAAATCATAATGTGGATAGGATAGGGAGGATGAATTACAAGGATTCATGGAGCGGGATCAGATTACCAGGAACATAGGAGTGGATTCCTGCCCCAACCAAACCGCATTCGTGtggattttttctttattcaactTAATTGGCtattccaaagattttttttttcctatttttgacGATTGGAGCCCTTAAGATGCACGATGGAATTGTGTTTTGCATTTTTTGGTAAAAGGAGCAAAGCGAGGACCTGGAGATAATACGCTGGAGCAATCTCCTTGGAAGGATTCAGCACGAGTAGATGGTAAACATTTAAAGGGGAAAAAGGGGGGGTTTGTTTAAAATAGTAAATCAGTAAGTCACTTCTAAATTTAAACAACAAATTGGAGTTGAAGAATGAATAGGTTTCCAATTGGCTATTGCcggttttctttgaaaaaataaacattttttaaaaaactatgcaTGGTTgtcctttttcctcttcatatAAGAGTTTAATTGGGTAACTAGTCTCTTTAAGAGTTAACTTTAAATTGATAAAGATTCTGACGTTTGTTAGTAAAGAATCTTTAAAGGCAATCTAATAAATGGTATTAACTGACTTAACTGTTAATTGTTACAATTTTAAAGGGATGACAAAAGAATGTGTTAaggcagttacatatgtaatatgGCAATGGAGGATGATCTACTCTATGAAAAAATAGCTTTTTATACTTTGCTAAATGATTAAAAACATAGATGCTGCTTATTGATCATTCAGTTAACAGGTTTGTGTAGAAATGGTGATGATTAATAAACACTAGTTGGAGATAGCTTTTGATACTCTTGATGGGACTGAAGTGAAGTGGTGAATGTTATTTAGCACAGATGTATCACTTTTTAGGAaagggtgccagtactgggggggCTTACACTCAGGTCCTTGTACTTTAActtagctgttttgttcaagtctggtactctaccacttgagctacacctccacttttttttttttttttttttttttgctggttaaattgaGATGAGTATCCAGGCTGGCTTgtaacctccatcttcagatctcaccctcctgaatagctagaattacaagtaagccaccagcacccagcttacatttcctttttgaaaTAATTGCACCACAACATTGATCTTTGCCTTGTATAAACCTCAGCCATCAGATtagtttcctcaaaaaaaattatcaaagtaATTTTGCAGCCTATTAGTGCTTAGCCATTTTACTGGCAGCCCCTTGTTGCTAAATTTTCATCATGAGTTTGGAGACTGTGTTTTAAAATCCTTAATCTTGCAGTTTCCTCATTCAGTTAGAGCCAATAACTACTCTTCCATGTAtccaacaaaaacattttaatccCTTGGGTGCTAATCATAGTTGGAAGGCTAGATTTGTTATTCAGtggataattttaaaacataggaaaaacatttttatagtgGAAGATGTCCAagaggaaaaacatttttatagtgGTAGATGTCCAAGAGTAAGTGGGATAAGGTAACATCTATATTTTGATGAACCTTAGGGGTTTCATTTCACAGGTATGGTAATTTGCATAGGTTTGTTAATGTTAAATAGCTGTGGCTATTTAAGAATTCAAAAGACCAAGAACTAAGCTTGCTCTCTCAATTGTTAGGAGTGCATCCACAGTGCGTCAGGTTATTAAAGGGATATGAGTGATTAAGAAGATAATTTTTGGAAAGTTAAGGTGAGCTAGACTTAATTGTGAGCAAAGCAAGTCTGAGTGACTTAAATATTTTGGAAACAGTGCCAAGATAGAAATGGTCTTTACTCAAGGTAGTCTGGACAGGGTAGTTCCAAACACAAGTTGAAAGTATTCTTTCTTTGATAGGCTTGATTAGAAAAAGGACTTGGTACACATGGAAGAAAGGTAGAAGAGTGTAGGCTTCTGTTAAATTGACCTAAGTTTGGGACACCTGTTCTTTTTAGTCTTAGAAAGTAGACCTTTGTATTGGCAATTAGAAGAAACTTTGGAGTTACAAAAGCTTTTTTGAATTTTTCCCTTCTGTGTCCCCTTAGAATATTGTAGGGAATCAATGATTAGCTTTTTTCTAACCAAGAAAGCACTTAAGTCTCTAAGAAGCAATTATTTTTCATAACATCTGAATAACTCATCTTGCTGTTCAGCCCATATCCTATGGGAGGCAAAAGGTAAGAAACCTGTTTTCTGGCTCCTAATTGTTTGGGATCTGAgtctttaaaaagtaatatttaaaaagatgtttGGAGTGTAATTTCcctttacaatgatttttttttctgttaatatctTTAATAAATTTTGTGTTCATTCACCCATCTTAGTGCTTGTTTGACATGATTAATTCTAGAGTCGGTTTTTCTAATTTGTCTACAAATAATGTCTTGTTAATTAGGGCTGGTGCTATTATCAAGTTTCTGTGGTAAGATAAATTTCATGTTTGCCTGTTTTGCTTTGTATGTGAAATTTGTAAGACTGAAATAAGTTTGTGTATGTTATTTACTGTAGTATTAAAAGGAGAAAGTACTAGACTCAAGTTTTTGTTGTAACTTAACCACCTCTGGCTTGTATCACAATATGAAGTGTGAAGGCAACAAAACAGATTCACAATCTTAACCACAACTTTGAAATATTAAGGAACTCAGAATACAGGAGATAATGTTTGTTGCTAAGCCAATTGTAAAAACTGATCAGGATTGATGCCTTAATTTCATACTTATGTGATGTTCCTGCAGAAGTACTAGTGTACTGCATTTTTCATTACACAGACTGGTAAGAACATTTCACTTTTATACTAAGGTATTCAATATGCCTTAAAATACAGTGGTGAATTCCAAAGACCCTTGGGTTTGGATAAGGGGTTGTAGAACTGCACTATATACATATAACACAGGTTTAATGCTTTTGTGTAAAGGTTTGGGTATTGAGTGAAACGGGGTCCTCTAGTAATTTCTTTCATAGTTTAGTAGAAAAAAGGATGATCCACATTGTAATCTTGGTACAGCA
This sequence is a window from Perognathus longimembris pacificus isolate PPM17 chromosome 17, ASM2315922v1, whole genome shotgun sequence. Protein-coding genes within it:
- the Srsf1 gene encoding serine/arginine-rich splicing factor 1; translated protein: MSGGGVIRGPAGNNDCRIYVGNLPPDIRTKDIEDVFYKYGAIRDIDLKNRRGGPPFAFVEFEDPRDAEDAVYGRDGYDYDGYRLRVEFPRSGRGTGRGGGGGGGGGAPRGRYGPPSRRSENRVVVSGLPPSGSWQDLKDHMREAGDVCYADVYRDGTGVVEFVRKEDMTYAVRKLDNTKFRSHEGETAYIRVKVDGPRSPSYGRSRSRSRSRSRSRSRSNSRSRSYSPRRSRGSPRYSPRHSRSRSRT